A window of Rufibacter sp. LB8 contains these coding sequences:
- a CDS encoding ABC transporter ATP-binding protein, with the protein MPFLEVRNISSNQGKGDILQDISFTQNQFQKVAIAGETGSGKSTLLKIIAGLVQPSSGQVYFEEERVFGPQEQLVAGHPGIAYLSQHFELPEFLRVEQALRYANSLDEQEAQEIYHICQIEHLLQRRTDELSGGEKQRIALARLLTTSPALLLLDEPFSNLDTVHKNALKQVIKDIGDQLDITCLLISHDPQDTLSWADEILVLQQGQLVQKASPQNLYYQPANEYVAGLFGKYNLVSAELAAKLGVKSEAKNAQKRLFLRPENIQISPTTNLPAATGEVLALTFFGSFWEAEIHVTDTILVARMLHPTVQKGGLVSVSFSAKEPWFL; encoded by the coding sequence ATGCCTTTCCTAGAAGTCAGAAATATAAGTAGCAACCAAGGGAAGGGCGATATTCTACAGGACATCAGTTTCACCCAAAACCAGTTCCAGAAGGTGGCCATTGCCGGCGAAACCGGTTCCGGGAAAAGCACGCTGCTCAAAATCATTGCCGGTTTGGTGCAGCCCAGCAGCGGTCAGGTGTATTTTGAGGAGGAACGCGTGTTTGGCCCCCAGGAACAGTTGGTCGCCGGCCACCCGGGCATTGCCTACCTGTCGCAGCACTTTGAGTTGCCCGAGTTTCTGCGTGTGGAGCAGGCTTTGCGCTACGCCAATTCTTTAGATGAACAAGAAGCCCAGGAAATCTACCACATTTGCCAGATAGAACATTTGCTCCAGCGCCGTACAGATGAACTGTCTGGCGGTGAGAAACAGCGCATTGCCTTGGCCCGGTTGCTCACTACGTCGCCGGCACTGCTGCTCCTAGACGAACCCTTTTCTAACCTGGACACCGTTCATAAAAATGCGCTCAAACAGGTCATCAAAGACATAGGCGACCAACTGGACATTACCTGCCTCTTGATTTCACATGACCCGCAGGACACGCTTTCCTGGGCAGATGAGATTCTGGTCTTACAACAGGGCCAACTGGTACAAAAAGCCAGCCCACAAAACCTTTACTACCAACCAGCCAATGAATACGTGGCAGGTTTGTTCGGGAAATACAACTTGGTTTCAGCCGAATTAGCAGCCAAACTTGGTGTAAAAAGCGAGGCAAAAAACGCGCAGAAACGCCTCTTTCTCCGGCCTGAAAATATCCAGATTTCACCCACAACTAATCTTCCCGCCGCTACCGGTGAAGTGCTGGCCCTGACGTTTTTCGGAAGTTTTTGGGAAGCCGAAATCCATGTGACAGACACAATCTTAGTAGCCAGAATGCTGCACCCAACCGTGCAAAAAGGCGGCCTGGTTTCTGTCAGTTTTTCCGCGAAGGAGCCTTGGTTTCTGTAA
- a CDS encoding YpdA family putative bacillithiol disulfide reductase: MQTSPEFDIVIIGAGPIGLSCGIEAQKAGLSYVILDKGALVNSLYNYPVTMTFFSTSEKLEIGGVPFMSDNPKPKRNEALEYYRRVTLAYRLNVHLFEEVLGVEKSEGLFTVTTSKKTYRAANVIVSTGFYDLPALMHIPGEDLPHVTHYYKDPHFYALQKVVVVGASNSSVDAALETYRKGAQVTMVVRAPEIGRRVKYWVKPDIENRIKEGSIAAHFNSSLLAIRPGEVDIQTPDGLLTLENDFVLVLTGYQPNFDLLRKFGVDLSADDKLYPAHNPDTMETNQAGLYLAGVVCGGMDTHLWFIENSRDHAQKIMQHLLARRHAL; this comes from the coding sequence ATGCAGACTTCCCCCGAATTTGATATTGTCATTATTGGCGCTGGCCCCATTGGACTTTCCTGCGGCATTGAGGCCCAGAAAGCAGGCCTGTCTTACGTCATTCTGGACAAAGGCGCACTGGTGAACTCCCTCTACAACTACCCCGTGACCATGACCTTTTTCTCCACCTCTGAGAAACTGGAGATTGGCGGCGTGCCCTTCATGTCTGACAACCCCAAACCCAAAAGAAACGAAGCCCTGGAATATTACCGCCGGGTCACGCTGGCCTACCGCCTGAACGTGCATCTGTTTGAGGAAGTACTGGGCGTGGAGAAATCTGAGGGCCTGTTCACGGTCACCACCAGCAAGAAAACGTACCGCGCAGCCAACGTGATTGTCTCCACCGGTTTCTATGATTTGCCCGCGCTCATGCATATTCCCGGCGAAGACCTGCCCCACGTGACCCATTATTACAAAGACCCGCACTTTTACGCCCTGCAGAAAGTAGTGGTGGTGGGCGCCAGCAATTCCAGCGTAGACGCCGCCCTGGAAACCTACCGCAAAGGCGCGCAGGTGACCATGGTGGTCCGTGCACCCGAGATTGGCCGCCGCGTAAAATACTGGGTGAAACCAGACATTGAGAACCGCATCAAAGAAGGCAGCATCGCGGCCCATTTCAATTCTTCCCTCCTCGCCATCCGGCCGGGCGAAGTAGATATTCAGACCCCAGACGGCCTCCTTACCCTGGAGAACGATTTTGTGCTGGTCCTCACCGGCTACCAACCCAATTTTGACTTACTCCGTAAATTTGGCGTGGACCTCTCCGCAGATGATAAATTGTACCCCGCGCACAACCCAGACACCATGGAAACCAACCAAGCCGGTCTGTACCTGGCAGGCGTGGTCTGCGGCGGCATGGACACCCACCTCTGGTTTATTGAAAACTCCCGTGACCACGCCCAGAAAATTATGCAACATCTGCTGGCGCGAAGACACGCATTGTAA
- a CDS encoding FUSC family membrane protein — translation MQNLTKDLKSFYHSQHFSDGLRVTIGVLLPALLFSAMGQLMTGVTVALGAIGVSLADTPGPVVHKRNGMMVAIVVCGAAALLTGFARLHVVTLGLEILVLSFLSSMLVVYGLRASLIGLAALLVLILTMDRELEPLQILVYSGYVLLGGGWYLLLSLVSYQVFPYRAAQQALGECVLEVAKFLRFKASFYKQSPNWEMQYRQLVNQQILVSEKMDAMRELLFKTRQIMQESTPKGRALVLTFIDLVDLYEQITAIQYDYATMHDTFGQTGILEKIADQVKAQAQELETIGLAAQANALPKTAQDQVKQLEELKLAIDALGQIQPDRSTLVLKKVVVNLRAIGQRLNIMRTYFTEQTSPQVLKERLLDVNLFVNRQNLSPRLFLDNLTFTSSAFRFSVRVALVATFAFVLMQVFPYGQHSYWVLLTVIVLLKPAYSLTKKRNVERLLGTVIGAALGLLVLFLVENHTLQFVFLVLFMTGFYMVQRINYMLSVILMTPFMLILFSFLGGGGLIIVQERMVDTVIGCAIAFSATYFLFPNWESKQINQFLQKALLANLKYLQVLAKSLAGNTVTPLEYKLSRKHVYVHAANLSAAFQRMTGEPKSKQQNSGLVHELVVLNHVMSSYIATLVSERMEQANLLISENFLKTCRRAQGSLVEALKKLEAPANDLDLESVTVANPKPAAAPTSEEEQLLTDQLEFIRKVCADIQRLTESMAAPKAS, via the coding sequence ATGCAGAACCTAACCAAGGACCTGAAATCCTTTTACCATAGCCAGCATTTCTCAGACGGCCTTAGGGTCACCATTGGCGTGTTGTTGCCCGCCCTGCTGTTTTCGGCCATGGGCCAATTGATGACCGGCGTAACCGTGGCTTTGGGCGCCATTGGGGTCAGCCTGGCAGATACGCCGGGGCCGGTGGTGCACAAACGAAACGGAATGATGGTGGCCATTGTGGTGTGCGGCGCCGCGGCCCTGCTCACCGGTTTTGCCCGTCTGCACGTGGTCACGCTGGGGCTGGAGATTCTGGTGCTCAGTTTCTTGAGTTCCATGCTGGTGGTGTACGGTTTGCGCGCGTCGCTCATTGGTTTGGCTGCTTTGCTGGTCTTGATCTTGACCATGGACCGCGAGCTGGAACCGTTGCAGATTCTGGTGTACAGCGGATACGTGCTATTGGGAGGGGGGTGGTATCTGCTGTTGAGTTTGGTGAGTTACCAAGTGTTTCCGTACCGAGCGGCGCAGCAAGCCCTGGGCGAATGCGTGTTAGAGGTAGCCAAGTTTTTGCGTTTTAAGGCTTCGTTTTACAAACAGAGCCCAAACTGGGAAATGCAGTACCGCCAATTGGTGAACCAGCAGATTCTGGTGAGCGAGAAAATGGATGCCATGCGCGAACTCCTGTTCAAAACCCGCCAGATCATGCAGGAGTCCACACCTAAAGGCCGCGCGCTGGTGCTCACGTTTATTGATTTAGTGGATTTGTACGAACAGATCACTGCCATTCAATATGATTATGCCACCATGCATGACACTTTTGGCCAAACCGGAATTCTGGAGAAAATTGCCGATCAGGTAAAAGCCCAGGCCCAGGAGCTGGAGACCATTGGGCTGGCGGCCCAGGCCAATGCCCTTCCTAAAACGGCGCAAGACCAGGTAAAACAGCTGGAAGAATTAAAGCTCGCCATTGATGCGCTGGGGCAAATCCAACCGGACAGAAGCACGCTGGTGCTCAAAAAAGTGGTGGTCAATTTAAGGGCCATCGGGCAGCGGTTGAACATCATGCGCACGTATTTTACGGAGCAAACCAGCCCGCAGGTGCTGAAAGAGCGACTGCTGGATGTCAATTTGTTTGTGAACCGCCAAAACCTGTCGCCGCGGCTGTTTTTAGACAACCTCACGTTCACGTCTTCGGCGTTCAGGTTTTCAGTACGGGTAGCGTTGGTGGCTACGTTTGCCTTTGTGCTCATGCAAGTATTCCCGTACGGGCAGCACAGTTATTGGGTGCTTCTGACGGTGATTGTGCTCTTGAAACCAGCCTACAGCCTAACCAAAAAACGAAATGTGGAACGCCTGTTGGGCACCGTGATTGGCGCGGCGCTTGGGTTGCTGGTATTGTTTCTGGTAGAAAACCACACGCTGCAGTTTGTGTTTCTGGTGTTGTTCATGACCGGTTTTTACATGGTGCAGCGCATCAATTACATGCTCAGCGTGATTTTAATGACGCCCTTCATGCTCATTCTGTTCAGTTTTCTGGGTGGCGGCGGCTTGATAATTGTGCAGGAACGCATGGTAGACACGGTCATTGGCTGCGCCATTGCATTTTCGGCCACGTACTTTCTTTTCCCCAACTGGGAATCTAAGCAGATCAACCAATTCTTGCAGAAGGCCTTGCTGGCCAACCTGAAATACCTGCAGGTGTTAGCCAAGAGCCTGGCTGGGAATACCGTTACACCCCTGGAATATAAACTATCGCGCAAGCATGTGTATGTGCACGCGGCCAACCTGTCTGCGGCGTTTCAGCGCATGACCGGCGAACCCAAAAGCAAGCAGCAGAACAGCGGCCTGGTGCACGAGCTGGTGGTGCTCAACCATGTTATGTCGTCGTATATTGCCACGCTGGTGTCTGAGCGAATGGAACAGGCGAACCTGCTTATCTCAGAGAATTTCCTGAAAACATGCCGCCGCGCGCAAGGGTCTTTGGTGGAAGCGCTTAAAAAACTGGAAGCCCCCGCCAATGACCTGGACCTGGAATCTGTGACGGTGGCAAATCCAAAACCGGCCGCCGCGCCAACCTCTGAGGAAGAACAGTTGCTCACCGACCAATTGGAATTCATCAGGAAGGTCTGCGCTGATATTCAGCGGTTAACAGAAAGCATGGCAGCGCCCAAGGCCAGTTAA
- a CDS encoding bestrophin family protein, with protein sequence MINYNPKEWVTFIFRFSKSDTFRRLLPLLILVGFYAGIIAYLELTYLNLAESNNLKNVGQMHSVLGFVISLLLVFRTNTAYDRWWEGRKIWGTLTNSSRNLAMKLQACVADPTDRQYFKRLIPRFARALKCHLRENEEYVEEDDLTAKAAGQHVPNRIAAALYARLHHMHSSGSLSTAQLLLLNEELRTFTEVTGACERIKNTPIPFTYSVFIKKFIFFYVMTLPFGWVFSMGYYVVPVVVLILYAFASLELIAEEIENPFGTDDNDLPLDTICENIQLHVTELLP encoded by the coding sequence ATGATCAATTACAACCCCAAAGAGTGGGTGACATTTATCTTTAGATTCTCAAAGTCAGACACGTTCCGGCGGCTGTTGCCCTTGCTTATTCTGGTGGGTTTTTACGCGGGCATTATTGCGTACCTGGAACTTACCTACCTCAACCTGGCGGAGTCTAACAACCTCAAGAATGTGGGCCAGATGCACAGCGTGCTCGGGTTTGTGATCTCGCTGCTGCTGGTGTTCAGGACCAATACCGCCTATGACCGCTGGTGGGAAGGCCGGAAAATCTGGGGCACGCTCACCAACAGTTCGCGCAATTTGGCCATGAAACTCCAGGCCTGCGTGGCAGACCCCACTGACCGCCAATATTTCAAGCGCCTGATTCCCAGGTTTGCGCGGGCCCTCAAATGTCACCTGCGGGAAAACGAGGAATATGTGGAGGAAGATGACCTGACCGCCAAGGCCGCCGGCCAGCACGTGCCCAACCGCATTGCCGCCGCTTTGTACGCCAGACTCCATCACATGCACTCATCGGGTTCGCTCAGCACGGCGCAGCTGCTGTTGCTTAATGAGGAATTGCGCACGTTCACTGAGGTTACCGGCGCCTGTGAGCGCATCAAGAACACACCCATTCCATTCACTTACAGCGTGTTCATCAAGAAATTCATATTTTTCTACGTCATGACCTTGCCCTTTGGCTGGGTGTTCAGCATGGGGTATTACGTGGTGCCGGTGGTGGTTTTGATTCTCTACGCGTTCGCCAGTCTGGAATTGATTGCCGAGGAAATTGAGAATCCCTTCGGCACTGATGACAATGACCTGCCCCTGGACACCATCTGCGAGAACATACAACTGCACGTCACTGAACTGCTGCCATAA
- a CDS encoding YceI family protein → MAQTKWVLDPTHSEVQFKVKHLMITTVTGYFQTFNVEVETDGDAFETASRVEFSADVDSINTNNEQRDTHLKSADFFDSASHAQVLFKGSRYEKTGEGSAKLHGDLTIRGVSKPVTVDVEFGGIVVDPYGQTKAGFTVTGKISRKEFGLTWNAVTEAGSVVVSDDIRLNAEIQLVKQA, encoded by the coding sequence ATGGCACAAACTAAATGGGTTTTAGACCCCACGCACTCAGAAGTTCAATTCAAGGTAAAACACCTCATGATCACCACCGTGACCGGTTATTTCCAGACGTTCAACGTGGAGGTAGAAACCGACGGTGATGCGTTTGAGACGGCCTCACGCGTGGAATTCTCCGCTGACGTGGACTCCATCAACACCAATAACGAGCAGCGCGACACGCACTTGAAATCAGCCGATTTCTTTGACTCAGCTTCCCACGCACAGGTGCTTTTTAAAGGCAGCCGCTATGAGAAAACCGGCGAAGGCAGCGCCAAACTGCACGGCGACTTGACCATTAGAGGTGTCTCAAAACCCGTAACGGTAGACGTGGAATTTGGCGGCATTGTGGTAGACCCCTACGGCCAAACCAAAGCCGGTTTCACCGTGACCGGAAAAATCAGCCGGAAAGAATTTGGCCTCACCTGGAACGCCGTCACAGAGGCGGGCAGCGTGGTGGTGAGTGATGACATCAGGCTAAACGCCGAAATCCAATTGGTGAAGCAGGCCTGA
- a CDS encoding DUF1349 domain-containing protein: protein MTTTRLKLLLLLLMVCFIPETSLGQTPATFQVKAIPFVCQVLDKPSEVKVLSENSVLLTAEGNTDLHNPASAAFQKSNAPKFLFTPDQNFDFSAKVAPSHDNLYDGGALLIWTDTGNWAKVLLQNTGSGSVLGLSVVENSRTDDSYFSVGAAREIYLRILKKGNVGTFYMSTDGTSWTVLRQFVYHRPDQMHVGFYVQSPKGPSCQTLFSEIRYNKIQP from the coding sequence ATGACAACTACGCGTCTGAAATTGTTGCTTTTGCTGTTAATGGTTTGCTTCATACCAGAAACATCTCTTGGTCAAACGCCGGCCACATTTCAGGTAAAAGCCATTCCGTTTGTGTGCCAGGTGCTAGACAAGCCCAGTGAAGTGAAAGTGCTATCAGAGAATTCTGTTTTGCTTACAGCCGAAGGCAACACTGATTTGCACAACCCGGCCAGCGCGGCGTTCCAGAAAAGCAATGCACCCAAGTTTTTATTCACGCCAGACCAGAACTTCGACTTTTCTGCGAAAGTAGCGCCCAGCCATGACAACCTCTATGACGGCGGCGCGCTCCTCATCTGGACAGATACCGGCAACTGGGCGAAGGTCTTGCTGCAAAACACCGGTTCCGGTTCTGTGTTGGGACTTTCAGTGGTAGAGAATTCCCGCACAGATGACAGCTATTTTTCTGTTGGCGCAGCCCGTGAAATCTATTTACGGATTCTGAAAAAAGGCAACGTGGGCACGTTTTACATGTCCACAGACGGCACCTCTTGGACCGTGCTTCGGCAGTTTGTGTACCACCGGCCAGACCAGATGCACGTGGGGTTTTATGTACAATCGCCTAAAGGGCCAAGCTGCCAAACGCTGTTTTCAGAAATTAGGTACAACAAAATTCAGCCGTAG
- a CDS encoding TolC family protein encodes MKRMKHLLPLLLVCLWAPAATQAQVSPNDSTAGRLNLEQCVAYALENQAQVRQARLDEEIGERQIRAELSGWLPQLSANYALSHNIKRQQSVFGDQVITIGQKYNSNINFQANQTLYSNDLLLASRASRFTRLSLDQNTKATRINTVVEVSKAFYNILLSQEQLRILEENINRQEKQYKDAYAQYEQGLVDKTDYQRASITLASTRSDRKRTQETIKARTAFLAELMGLPVNTTLTLAYDYAQMQQNILLDTTQNVTYASRVEFQALQTQQQLQGLSTRYYRWGWLPTASAFANYNPTFFSANLSDIYSQSYPTSAVGLQVGIPIFQGGRRIQNLRISQLQEQSLDVELENLQRRINTEYQTALADYKGDFSDWQTLQNNVQLAQEVYNVIKLQYDEGIKTYLDLIVAETDLRTAQLNYYNALYNVLSSKLDVQRALGNIDVN; translated from the coding sequence ATGAAAAGAATGAAACATCTGCTGCCTTTGCTGCTGGTATGCCTGTGGGCCCCGGCAGCAACCCAGGCGCAGGTCTCCCCCAATGACAGTACCGCCGGCCGCCTTAACCTGGAGCAATGCGTGGCCTACGCCCTGGAAAACCAGGCCCAGGTACGCCAGGCCCGCTTAGATGAGGAAATTGGCGAGCGCCAGATCCGGGCGGAGCTTTCCGGCTGGTTGCCGCAGCTTTCCGCCAACTACGCCTTGTCCCATAACATCAAGCGCCAGCAGAGCGTGTTCGGGGACCAGGTCATCACCATCGGGCAGAAATACAACTCCAACATCAACTTCCAGGCGAATCAGACCTTGTACAGCAATGACCTGCTGCTGGCCTCGCGGGCATCAAGGTTTACCCGCCTGTCCCTGGACCAGAACACCAAGGCCACCAGAATTAACACGGTGGTAGAGGTAAGCAAGGCGTTTTACAACATTCTGCTGAGCCAGGAGCAGCTGCGCATTCTGGAGGAAAACATCAACCGCCAGGAAAAACAGTACAAAGACGCCTATGCCCAATATGAGCAGGGCCTGGTAGACAAAACCGATTACCAGCGCGCCAGCATTACCCTGGCCAGTACCCGCTCAGACCGCAAGCGTACCCAGGAAACCATCAAAGCCCGCACCGCTTTCCTGGCCGAGCTGATGGGCCTGCCCGTGAACACCACGCTTACGTTGGCCTATGATTACGCCCAGATGCAGCAGAACATTCTCCTGGACACCACCCAAAACGTGACCTACGCCAGCCGGGTGGAGTTTCAGGCTTTGCAGACGCAACAGCAGTTACAAGGGTTGAGCACGCGCTACTACCGCTGGGGTTGGTTGCCCACGGCCTCGGCGTTTGCCAATTACAATCCCACGTTTTTCAGCGCCAATTTATCTGACATCTACAGCCAATCCTATCCTACTTCGGCGGTAGGGCTGCAGGTGGGCATTCCTATCTTTCAAGGAGGGCGCAGAATCCAGAACCTCCGGATCTCTCAGTTGCAGGAACAGAGCTTAGACGTGGAGCTGGAGAACCTGCAGCGCCGCATCAACACAGAATACCAAACCGCCCTCGCTGATTATAAAGGCGACTTCTCTGATTGGCAAACGCTGCAAAACAACGTTCAACTGGCCCAGGAAGTGTACAACGTGATCAAGCTCCAGTACGATGAAGGCATTAAAACCTACCTTGACCTGATTGTAGCCGAAACTGATCTGCGCACCGCTCAACTCAATTATTACAACGCCTTGTACAACGTACTCTCCAGCAAGCTGGATGTGCAACGTGCCCTGGGCAACATAGACGTAAATTAA
- a CDS encoding efflux RND transporter periplasmic adaptor subunit — MKISFPLLSALSMTGALLVSCGKNEAPQQNPMAAAVPVNTYTVTQERVVGTDTYPGTVVPLNEVELRPQVSGYISQIFVKDGQRVTKGQKLYEIDRTKYQAAYNQAQANVRSAQANLNRVQKDLERYENLAKQDAIARQRVDYARADVANAQAQVAVARAQVASASTDLGYSIINAPFSGTIGISQVRVGSQVSPGQTLLNTISSDGPTGVDIVINEQELPRFNRLQQGNQPDSLFTLTLSNGSTYAHTGKLTAIDRAVGLQSGTITVRVSFPNPDRQLVSGMTVNVNVLNQDIGEQVTFPYKAVTEQLGEYFVYVVQGDSAVQQNVKLGTRFQEKIVAREGLKAGQVIVVEGIQKLRQGAKVQVGAPQAGAGAAPAAGGR; from the coding sequence ATGAAAATATCTTTTCCCCTTCTATCGGCGCTTTCTATGACCGGCGCCCTGCTGGTTTCCTGCGGCAAGAATGAAGCCCCGCAGCAAAACCCCATGGCTGCCGCCGTGCCTGTAAATACCTACACCGTTACCCAGGAGCGCGTGGTGGGCACAGATACCTACCCCGGCACCGTAGTGCCGCTCAATGAAGTGGAGCTTCGCCCGCAGGTGAGCGGCTACATCAGCCAGATCTTTGTCAAAGACGGGCAGCGCGTGACCAAAGGCCAGAAACTCTATGAGATTGACCGCACCAAGTACCAGGCCGCCTACAACCAGGCCCAGGCCAACGTGCGCAGTGCCCAGGCCAACTTAAACCGGGTGCAGAAAGACCTGGAGCGGTATGAGAACCTGGCCAAGCAAGACGCCATCGCGCGGCAGCGCGTAGACTACGCCCGCGCCGATGTGGCCAACGCCCAGGCCCAGGTGGCCGTGGCCCGTGCCCAGGTGGCCAGCGCCTCCACAGATCTAGGGTATTCCATCATCAATGCGCCGTTCAGCGGTACCATTGGCATCTCGCAGGTACGGGTGGGTTCTCAGGTGAGTCCGGGCCAGACATTGCTAAACACTATTTCCTCAGATGGCCCTACTGGCGTTGACATAGTGATCAATGAGCAGGAGTTGCCAAGGTTCAACCGCCTGCAACAAGGCAACCAGCCAGATTCACTTTTTACGCTTACCCTATCTAATGGCAGCACCTACGCGCATACCGGCAAACTAACCGCCATTGACCGCGCCGTGGGTTTGCAGAGCGGTACCATTACCGTACGCGTGAGTTTCCCCAACCCAGACCGGCAATTGGTTTCTGGCATGACGGTGAACGTGAACGTGCTGAATCAGGATATTGGCGAGCAGGTGACTTTCCCTTACAAGGCCGTGACAGAGCAGTTGGGCGAGTACTTTGTCTACGTGGTGCAGGGCGATTCTGCGGTGCAGCAGAATGTGAAGCTGGGCACCCGTTTCCAGGAGAAGATTGTGGCCCGCGAAGGGTTGAAAGCCGGGCAGGTGATTGTGGTGGAAGGAATCCAGAAGCTGCGCCAGGGCGCCAAGGTACAGGTGGGCGCTCCTCAGGCGGGCGCGGGCGCGGCTCCGGCCGCCGGCGGAAGATAA
- a CDS encoding TetR/AcrR family transcriptional regulator: MIAEKKKAILESTLHLVRENGFHGTPMSLVAKKAGVAAGTIYHYFDSKDALIMELFAYTQQMALTALQKELRADMAFKEGFFLRWINRCQFYIEHPNMLFFIEQFVNSPYYPRCPREDSENLQNEIFHFIQRGQQEGILRDLNPHLMSIMIHSSIMTAAKVHLTQKVTLTDKEFEQLAQMVWDSIRKL; this comes from the coding sequence ATGATTGCGGAGAAGAAAAAGGCCATTCTGGAGAGCACGCTACATTTGGTGAGGGAAAACGGGTTCCATGGCACGCCCATGAGCCTGGTGGCCAAGAAAGCGGGCGTGGCTGCCGGCACCATCTACCATTATTTTGACAGCAAAGACGCCCTCATCATGGAGCTGTTCGCCTATACCCAGCAAATGGCGCTGACGGCGCTGCAGAAAGAACTGCGGGCAGACATGGCCTTTAAAGAAGGCTTTTTCCTGCGCTGGATCAACCGCTGTCAGTTTTACATTGAGCACCCCAACATGCTCTTTTTCATTGAGCAGTTCGTGAACTCGCCGTACTACCCCCGCTGCCCCCGCGAGGACAGTGAAAACCTGCAGAATGAAATCTTCCATTTCATCCAGCGCGGCCAGCAGGAAGGCATTCTCCGGGACCTGAACCCACACCTCATGTCCATCATGATCCACAGCAGCATCATGACGGCGGCCAAAGTGCACCTCACCCAGAAAGTCACGCTTACTGACAAAGAATTTGAGCAGTTGGCCCAAATGGTTTGGGACAGTATCCGTAAGCTTTAA
- a CDS encoding lipopolysaccharide assembly protein LapB, which yields MEAMYQSRALLLIQQGKFDLAEKELRSALTQDIHNALNHAYLALCLANLKKFKEAQQEAQLAIAEEPDLAFAHYILSVIHFDEDRLKESEAAIKEALELDPEEAAFYHILGNIHFRRRAWQKALDAANLGLALDPEDVDCLNLQARALNRLGEKNLANQSFTNAFQHAPENHETHANQGWVYLEQNEHKLALQHFQEALRLDPTSEFAREGLLEALKAKYWVYRAFLQFSFKISSISGAARWALFIGVYVLVRVMPLLLPFYLMLVFFSWFSDLIFNTLLRFNRYGRMVLNQEEIKGSNLFLALFLGGISALAVNKIFRIEEAIPIGVVLLGMLFPVAGTLQLSNKKSRKKSFYVASAIGVLGAVAILAAFVNPELGSTLLSGFYISALLYTWFRMSLS from the coding sequence ATGGAAGCAATGTACCAAAGCCGGGCCCTGTTGCTTATTCAGCAGGGCAAGTTTGACCTGGCCGAAAAAGAACTGCGCAGCGCCCTCACCCAGGATATTCACAACGCCCTCAACCACGCGTACCTGGCGCTTTGCCTGGCCAACCTCAAGAAATTCAAAGAGGCCCAGCAAGAAGCACAACTCGCCATTGCCGAGGAACCAGATTTAGCCTTCGCCCATTATATTTTGAGCGTCATCCACTTTGATGAAGATCGCCTGAAAGAAAGCGAGGCTGCCATTAAAGAAGCCCTGGAATTAGACCCTGAGGAAGCGGCTTTTTACCACATACTAGGCAACATCCATTTCAGGCGGCGCGCCTGGCAAAAGGCCTTAGATGCTGCTAATCTAGGCTTAGCCCTGGACCCCGAAGACGTAGATTGCCTGAACCTGCAGGCCCGCGCCTTAAACCGCCTGGGCGAGAAAAACCTGGCCAATCAATCGTTTACTAATGCGTTTCAGCATGCGCCAGAGAACCATGAAACCCATGCCAACCAAGGCTGGGTGTACCTGGAGCAGAACGAACACAAACTGGCCTTGCAGCATTTTCAGGAAGCGCTGCGCCTAGACCCTACCTCAGAGTTCGCCCGCGAAGGGTTGTTAGAAGCCCTGAAAGCGAAATATTGGGTGTACCGGGCCTTTTTGCAGTTCAGCTTTAAGATCTCCTCCATCAGTGGCGCGGCCAGGTGGGCCTTGTTTATTGGCGTCTATGTTTTGGTGCGGGTCATGCCCTTGCTCTTGCCGTTTTATTTGATGCTGGTCTTTTTCTCCTGGTTCTCAGACCTCATTTTCAACACCTTACTTCGGTTTAACCGCTACGGAAGAATGGTTTTGAACCAGGAAGAAATCAAGGGCTCCAACTTGTTTTTAGCCTTGTTCCTGGGCGGAATCTCCGCTTTGGCGGTGAACAAGATTTTTAGGATCGAAGAGGCCATTCCCATAGGCGTGGTGTTGTTGGGCATGTTGTTCCCGGTGGCGGGCACGCTGCAATTGTCTAATAAAAAATCAAGGAAAAAATCTTTCTATGTGGCTTCAGCCATTGGGGTTTTGGGTGCGGTTGCCATTTTAGCCGCGTTTGTAAACCCTGAACTTGGCTCTACCCTGCTGTCCGGGTTCTATATTTCGGCGCTGTTGTATACCTGGTTCCGGATGTCGCTTTCGTAA